The DNA region CCATACCGAAACCCTTGGCTATGCGAGCCACGTTGCGACCTACATTACCATAAGCGTGAATACCCAGTTTCTTACCCTTCAATTCCGTACCGGAAGTACCGTTATACATATTGCGGACAGCCATCACCATCATACCGAAAGCAAGTTCGGCTACGGCATTAGAGTTCTGTCCCGGGGTGTTCATTACGCACACACCATGAGCAGTGGCAGCTTCCAGGTCTACATTATCGTAACCTGCACCTGCACGTACTACAATCTTCAGTTCTTTTGCAGCGTCCAATACTGCGGCATCTATAATGTCGCTACGGATAATGATAGCATTGGCATCCTTCACTGCGTCCAGCAACTGGGCTTTCTCTGTATATTTCTCCAACAAGGCAAGTTCATAACCTGCTGCTTCAATTTCTTTGCGAATACCGTCTACAGCTACTTTAGCAAACGGTTTGTCGGTTGCAATTAATACTTTCATGATTCTTATGATATTAAAAAAAGACTCACCACAGAGGACACAGAATACACAGAGTTTTTATTAATTATCCTCTGTGACCTCTGTGTACTCTGTGGTGAATAAAATATTATTAATGAAGTTTCTCAAATTCCTGCATGCAGTCAATCAAAGCCTGTACGCTTTCCTTCGGCATAGCATTGTAGCAAGATGCACGGAAACCACCCACTGAACGGTGTCCCTTGATACCTACCATACCTCTTTCTGTAGCAAACTTCATGAAGTCAGCTTCCAGTTCTTTGTATTCAGGAGCCATCACGAAGCAGATATTCATGCGTGAACGGTCTTCCTGTGCGGCTGTACCTACGAACATCTTGTTACGGTCGATTTCAGCATACAGCATATCTGCCTTTTCTATGGCACGGCGTTCCATTTCTTTCACACCACCCTGTGCCTTGATCCAACGCAAAGTCTGCAATGCAGCATAGATGGGAACAACCGGAGGAGTGTTGAACATAGAACCGCTGTCAATATGTGTCTGATAGTTCAGCATCGTAGGAATATAGCGGGATACCTTACCCAAAGCGTCATTCTTCACGATAACGAAGGTTACGCCTGAAGGAGCCAGATTCTTCTGTGCACCGCCATAGATACAGATATATTTAGACACGTCGATAGGACGGGAGAAAATATCGGAAGACATATCGGCAATCATCGGAACGTTTACATCCAGGTCTTCTTTAAGTTCAGTACCATAAATAGTGTTATTGGTCGTGATGTGGAAATAATCAGCATCAGCAGGCACTGTATAATCCTTAGGAATATAAGTATAAGTAGACTCTGCGGAAGAAGCGACTTCAACTACTTCACCGAAAGCTTTGGCTTCTTTCATGGCTTTCTTAGCCCATACACCTGTATTCAGGTAAGCCGCTTTCTTTTCGAGGAAGTTGAAGGGGACCATGCAGAATTCCAAACTGGCACCACCGCCCAAGAACAGTACCGAATACCCTTCGGGGATATTGAGTAATTCTTTGAATAGTGCTACGGCTTCGTCCACAACAGGTTGGAAGTCCTTAGCACGGTGGCTGATTTCCATCAGTGAGAGGCCTGAGCCGTTGAAATCAAGAATAGCTTTTGCCGTATCCTCAATCACCTCACGAGGAAGAATAGAAGGTCCTGCATTGAAATTATGCTTTTTCATTTGAAGTTTGTTTTGGTTATACAATTTCGTTCATTAGTGTCTTTAGACCTTGCGAAATTACGGAAATATTTCTTTAAAACAAACCTTTCATAATGAAATTCTATTTTAACAGCGCATTTAGCTTACTTTTTTATGGTTTATACAGGATATATGCACCATTTTGTTATCCATACTTATCAAGAACGGACTTTTAGAAGAATCTAATAGTAATACGATTTTATTACTTTATATTCAGAAGTTTAGACGCAAAAAAAGTGAATATTTATAAGAAAACTTACTTAGCTTCCTCAATTATCGTCTTTACTCCTTTAATTTTCTCACCTTGTATCAACGTGAGCAACTGTTTCATTTTACTACGGCGCACAGCTACGAAAGCATAGTGTTCTTTCACATCCACTTGTCCCACATCTTCACGCCCCAGTCCACCTTTCTTATATAAGAAGCCGACAATATCGATTTTGTTCAGCTTATCTTTCTTTCCTTTACCTATATATAAGGTAGCCCATCGGGACTTGGCCGGCTTCGGCAGTACTTCCGGAAACTCAAAGATTTCAATATCTTCGGGAATGTATTCAGGAACCCGTTCTTCATTGTGCAGGATGAGATAGGAATTTCCGTCAGCTTCCCAACGAGCCGTACGTCCGTTGCGGTGCGTACAGGCTTCTTCATTGATAGGAAGATGGTAGTGAACTACGTTCTCAATGCCAGGAATATCCAGTCCGCGGGCAGCAAGGTCGGTAGAAATCAGTACAGCACAACTGCCATTGCGGAATTTATAAAGTGCACGTTCGCGGTCGGGCTGTTCCATGCCGCCATGAAACATATCACAAAGAAATTTCTTTGATTGTAAATATGCTGTTACCCGTTCCACACTTTCGCGATAGTTACAGAAAACAAGGGTTGAATGATGTCCGAGTGTGCAAAGCAGATTATACAAAGTTTCCAGTTTATCTTTCCCGGGAGAAAGGACTTTATGAAGTCTCAGGCGTGGAGCAAGAGCTTCCGGATCGAGGAAGTCAAGCTTGACAAGTTGAACGTTGAGAGTTGAACGTTGAGAGTTATCAGCGTCTCTTACACCGGTGAACTGGGGAATTTCTTCAGCATCAGTAGCAGAAAGCAGCACACGTTTTTTTAGGGAAGGCAACTGCCCGATAACTTCCGCCATTTCATCATGGAAACCGAATTCAAGGCATTTATCGAACTCGTCTATCACCAGTGTAGTGACGCTGCTCGCATTGAAATTCTCTTTCCGCAAGTGATCGTTCATTCGTCCCGGTGTGCCGATGACAACTGAAGGATTAATGCCCTTCATTGTCCGGTGCTCCTCCATAGCGGGACGACCACCGTAACAGCTCATTGCCTTAAATGGAGTTCCCATAGATTTGAAAACTGTTTCAATCTGCAACGCCAGTTCGCGCGAAGGTACCAAAACAATAGCCTGCACTCCTTGCATTTCTGCCTTCAGCGATTGCACCAATGGAAGAAGAAAAGCCAGTGTCTTGCCCGAACCTGTAGGCGAAAGCAATACTAAATCTTTGTTTTCACGATAAGCCTCCCGCGTTGCCTCTTGCATTGGGGTGAGTTGTTCTATTTGCAGATTTCTGAGTATATCTTGAATTTCCATAATGATTTTTTCTATGACGAGCCAAAGATAATGTAATTTGAGTGTAGAACTTTCATGCTTACATGAAAAAGTTATGCCGGAATACAGTTTATCTTATCAAAAGATAACAAAAAAACTCCTGCGTAGCCGTAGCCATGCAGGAGTTTTCTAAAATATCGAAGTCATTTATAAACTTTGAAGTTTCAACTTATCCGCCGAAGTTATCAAACATCAGGTTCTGAGCCGGAACACCGAGATCGTCGAGCATCTTCTCAACAGCTTTCGACATCGGACCAGGCCCACACATGTAGTATTCAATATCTTCAGGAGCTTCGTGGTCTTTCAGATAAGTTTCGTAAATCACCTGGTGAACGAAGCCTGGAGTATACTTCACGCCGGCTGCATCTGCTGCAGGATCCGGACGGTCCAATGCAAGATGGAACGTAAAGTTCGGGAAATCCTTCTCGATTTGCAGGAAGTCTTCCAGATAGAATACCTCGTTCAATGCACGTGCACCGTAGAAGTAAGTCATCTTGCGGTCTGTAGTGTGCAGTGTCTTCGTCAAGTGCATGATTTGTGCACGCAACGGAGCCATACCGGCACCACCACCAATCCACATCATTTCCTTCTTAGAATCAAATATCGGATGGAAGTCTCCGTAAGGACCACTCATTATTACCTTGTCACCCGGTTTCAGCGTGAAGATATAAGAAGAAGCGATACCCGCAGGCACATCCATGAAACCTTGTCCCTGATCTTTCGGCTTGAACGGCGGGGTTGCGATACGTACCGTCAACATGATACGGTCGCCCTCTGCCGGATAGTTAGCCATAGAATATGCACGGATGGTTTCTTCGTCATTGTTACACTTCAATGTAAACAAACCGAATTTCTCCCATGCGGGCAAGTACTCGTCACCAATCAGACTCTTATCAATATCCTTGTTATAGTCCATTGAATATTTAGGTATCTTGATCTGTGCATAAGAACCCGGGATGAAGTCCATGTGTTCACCCTTAGGCAACGCCACGATGAACTCTTTGATGAACGTAGCCACGTTCTTGTTGGAGATAACCTCGCACTCCCACTCTTTTACACCGAGCACAGACTCGTCAATCTTGATGCCCATGTCGCTCTTCACTTTCACCTGGCAACCCAGACGCCAATGGTCTTGTACCTGTTTACGGCTGAAGTGAGGAACTTCGGACGGCAGGATTTCGCCACCACCATCCAGCACCTGGCATTTACACTGTCCGCAAGAACCCTTACCACCACAAGCGGAAGAAAGGAATATACCGTTCACGGACAACGTATTCAGCAACGTGGAACCGGACTCTACGTCCAGCACATTGTCGCCATTGATAGTCAGTTTTACATTACCCGAGGGTACCAGGAAATTCTTGGCAACCAACAGGATAACGACAAGCAGCAGAATAACCACCAGGAATACTCCAATGCTCGCTAATATTAAATTTATATCCATTGTTTTATTCCTTTCTTTATTAGATGTTCAAACCAGAGAAACACATGAATGCCATTGCCATCAAGCCTACTGTAATAAACGTGATGCCCAAGCCTTTCAGCGGAGCAGGAACGTCAGAGTAAGCCATCTTCTCGCGGATAGCCGCCAAACCTACGATGGCGAGCAACCAACCGATACCGGAACCCAGTGCGTAAGAGATAGCATCCCATATATCACCGATATATTTCGGATCGCTCTCACCTACATTGATGCGTTGCTGCATGAAGAGCGAAGCACCCATGATGGCACAGTTTACAGCAATCAACGGCAGGAAGATACCCAGTGAAGCATACAGCGACGGGCTGAAACGCTCTACCACCATCTCCACCAACTGCACGATACCTGCAATTACGGCAATGAAAAGAATAAAACTGAGGAAGCTGAGGTCAACGCCTTCAATGATAGCGTTAGCAGCCAGCACCTTGGTCTGCAACAAATAGTTGACCGGAAGCGTAACCACCAATACGAAAGTAACGGCGATACCCAGTCCTACGGCAGTCTTCACGTTCTTGGATACAGCCAAGTAAGAGCACATACCCAGGAAGAACGCAAATATCATGTTGTCCACAAAGATGGAGCGGACAAATAAACTTATTAAATGTTCCATAATTCTTTGAATTAAGAATTAAGAATTAAGAATTAAGAATTTCTATGCAGCGCCATAGTGCCGCCAATTCTTCATTCATCATTCTTCATTCTTCATTTATATTACTTTTCTTGCAACTCTTTGTGACGTGCACGCTGATACCAGATGATACAAGCGCAGATAATCAACGCCATCGGCGGCATCAGCATCAAGCCGTTGTTCACATAACCTATATTCGTTAACCATTCGTGGTTCAGGATGTTGAAGCCGAGCAACGTACCGGAACCCAACAACTCACGGAAGAAAGCTACGATAATCAAAATCTTGGCATATCCCAACCCATTACCTATACCATCAAGGCAGGATTCCCAGGGACCGTTCTGCATAGCAAATGCTTCCAGACGTCCCATCAGGATACAGTTTGTAATAATCAAACCTACATAAACGGAAAGCTGTACGCTTACGTCGTAAGCAAACGCTTTCAGGATTTCACTCACAATGGTTACCAGGGCGGCTACCACAACCAACTGAACGATGATACGGATACGGTTGGGGATAGTCTTGCGCAGCAACGAAATCACCACATTGGCAAAAGCCGTAATCACTGTTACCGAAAGCCCCATTACGATGGCGGGTTCCAGCTTGGCAGTTACAGCCAGTGCAGAACAGATACCCAGCACCTGTACGGTAACGGGGTTGTCCATGCCTAGCGGATTAGAGAATACTTCTCTGTTTTTCTTTGAAAATAACTGTCCCATATCCTTATTCCTCATCATTATTGGTTAAAAAACTCTTGTAACTATTCAGACAAGTTTTCAGCATAGCATCCACACCTACAGAAGTAATCGTACCGCCGGAGATACCGTCCACCTGGAAATCAGGTTTCTCTACCTTGCCGTTTTTCACAACACCGAGGGCAACTTCGCCGTTATCCAGTGTCTTCTTGCCCAAGAATTCATCCTGGAAGTGTTGACCTGCGATTTCAGCACCCAGACCCGGAGTTTCACTGGCATGAGAGAAATAAACACCGTAAACGGTATCCTTATCACTGTTCAGTGCAACATAACCCCAGATGGCGCCCCAAAGACCGGCACCATAAACAGGGAATACATATTTCGTTTCTCCGTCCACTTCTGCCACGAATACGTGCAGGCGTTGGTGTTCTTTAGCTTCTTTTTCGTAACCGGTAGCAAATGCGCCTGTGTTTTCGGTCAATGTACCGTCCACGTTCATCAGCATGTCTCCCTTTACATATTTATTATATTCAGCCTCGGCATCCGCAACATTCTTAATGTTCAATGCAGCAAGGATTTGCTTCTTC from Bacteroides sp. MSB163 includes:
- the serC gene encoding 3-phosphoserine/phosphohydroxythreonine transaminase translates to MKKHNFNAGPSILPREVIEDTAKAILDFNGSGLSLMEISHRAKDFQPVVDEAVALFKELLNIPEGYSVLFLGGGASLEFCMVPFNFLEKKAAYLNTGVWAKKAMKEAKAFGEVVEVASSAESTYTYIPKDYTVPADADYFHITTNNTIYGTELKEDLDVNVPMIADMSSDIFSRPIDVSKYICIYGGAQKNLAPSGVTFVIVKNDALGKVSRYIPTMLNYQTHIDSGSMFNTPPVVPIYAALQTLRWIKAQGGVKEMERRAIEKADMLYAEIDRNKMFVGTAAQEDRSRMNICFVMAPEYKELEADFMKFATERGMVGIKGHRSVGGFRASCYNAMPKESVQALIDCMQEFEKLH
- a CDS encoding NAD(P)-dependent oxidoreductase, encoding MKVLIATDKPFAKVAVDGIRKEIEAAGYELALLEKYTEKAQLLDAVKDANAIIIRSDIIDAAVLDAAKELKIVVRAGAGYDNVDLEAATAHGVCVMNTPGQNSNAVAELAFGMMVMAVRNMYNGTSGTELKGKKLGIHAYGNVGRNVARIAKGFGMEIFAFDAFCPKEVIEKDGVKAVDSADELYSACDVVSLHIPATAETKNSINYALVNKMPKGGVLVNTARKEVINEAELIQLMEERGDLKYMTDIMPAAHETFAAKFVGRYFSTPKKMGAQTAEANINAGIAAAQQIVGFLKDGCEKFRVNKK
- a CDS encoding Na(+)-translocating NADH-quinone reductase subunit C — encoded protein: MNTNSNSYTIIYASVMVVIVAFLLAFVSSSLRSIQDKNVELDTKKQILAALNIKNVADAEAEYNKYVKGDMLMNVDGTLTENTGAFATGYEKEAKEHQRLHVFVAEVDGETKYVFPVYGAGLWGAIWGYVALNSDKDTVYGVYFSHASETPGLGAEIAGQHFQDEFLGKKTLDNGEVALGVVKNGKVEKPDFQVDGISGGTITSVGVDAMLKTCLNSYKSFLTNNDEE
- a CDS encoding DEAD/DEAH box helicase → MEIQDILRNLQIEQLTPMQEATREAYRENKDLVLLSPTGSGKTLAFLLPLVQSLKAEMQGVQAIVLVPSRELALQIETVFKSMGTPFKAMSCYGGRPAMEEHRTMKGINPSVVIGTPGRMNDHLRKENFNASSVTTLVIDEFDKCLEFGFHDEMAEVIGQLPSLKKRVLLSATDAEEIPQFTGVRDADNSQRSTLNVQLVKLDFLDPEALAPRLRLHKVLSPGKDKLETLYNLLCTLGHHSTLVFCNYRESVERVTAYLQSKKFLCDMFHGGMEQPDRERALYKFRNGSCAVLISTDLAARGLDIPGIENVVHYHLPINEEACTHRNGRTARWEADGNSYLILHNEERVPEYIPEDIEIFEFPEVLPKPAKSRWATLYIGKGKKDKLNKIDIVGFLYKKGGLGREDVGQVDVKEHYAFVAVRRSKMKQLLTLIQGEKIKGVKTIIEEAK
- the nqrE gene encoding NADH:ubiquinone reductase (Na(+)-transporting) subunit E; this translates as MEHLISLFVRSIFVDNMIFAFFLGMCSYLAVSKNVKTAVGLGIAVTFVLVVTLPVNYLLQTKVLAANAIIEGVDLSFLSFILFIAVIAGIVQLVEMVVERFSPSLYASLGIFLPLIAVNCAIMGASLFMQQRINVGESDPKYIGDIWDAISYALGSGIGWLLAIVGLAAIREKMAYSDVPAPLKGLGITFITVGLMAMAFMCFSGLNI
- a CDS encoding NADH:ubiquinone reductase (Na(+)-transporting) subunit D — translated: MGQLFSKKNREVFSNPLGMDNPVTVQVLGICSALAVTAKLEPAIVMGLSVTVITAFANVVISLLRKTIPNRIRIIVQLVVVAALVTIVSEILKAFAYDVSVQLSVYVGLIITNCILMGRLEAFAMQNGPWESCLDGIGNGLGYAKILIIVAFFRELLGSGTLLGFNILNHEWLTNIGYVNNGLMLMPPMALIICACIIWYQRARHKELQEK
- the nqrF gene encoding NADH:ubiquinone reductase (Na(+)-transporting) subunit F; this encodes MDINLILASIGVFLVVILLLVVILLVAKNFLVPSGNVKLTINGDNVLDVESGSTLLNTLSVNGIFLSSACGGKGSCGQCKCQVLDGGGEILPSEVPHFSRKQVQDHWRLGCQVKVKSDMGIKIDESVLGVKEWECEVISNKNVATFIKEFIVALPKGEHMDFIPGSYAQIKIPKYSMDYNKDIDKSLIGDEYLPAWEKFGLFTLKCNNDEETIRAYSMANYPAEGDRIMLTVRIATPPFKPKDQGQGFMDVPAGIASSYIFTLKPGDKVIMSGPYGDFHPIFDSKKEMMWIGGGAGMAPLRAQIMHLTKTLHTTDRKMTYFYGARALNEVFYLEDFLQIEKDFPNFTFHLALDRPDPAADAAGVKYTPGFVHQVIYETYLKDHEAPEDIEYYMCGPGPMSKAVEKMLDDLGVPAQNLMFDNFGG